CCTTTCCGGCTACCTACAACCCACGCCGTTCATGCTGCCATTCAACGTGATAGGCGAGATCTCGCGCACCTTCGCTCTGGCCGTACGGTTGTTCGGCAACATCATGAGCGGTACCATGATGGGTGCCATTCTACTCGTGCTGGCCCCGCTGTTCTTCCCTGTGATCATGCAACTCCTCGGTCTGCTTATCGGGGTGGTGCAGGCATATATTTTCGTGGTCCTGGCGGCGGTGTTCATCGCCTCGGGATTGCAAGCACATCCAAAACCAAAGGAGTCCTGATATGGACACACTCGCACTGGTCGCCATCGGTTCGGTCATCGGCGCCGGAATATGTATGGGGTTGGGAGCCATCGGTCCGGCTATTGGAGAAGGCATGGCGTTGTCGCGCGGTCTTTCCTCCATCGCCCAGCAGCCGGATGAAACCAACACCATCGTCAAATTCATGTTCGTGGGCATGGCCATGGTAGAATCCACTGCCATCTACAGTTTCGTATTGGCCATGATCCTCCTGTTCGCCAACCCGTTCTGGAACTATTTCCTGGACAAGGCTGGAGGCTAGAACGTGCTCATCGACTGGTTCACGGTAGCTGCACAGGCAGTCAACTTCCTTATCCTGGCCTGGTTGCTCAAGCGCGTTCTCTATTCCCCCATAGTGGAGGCCATGCAGGCGCGACGTGAGCGGCTGACCGGAGAGCTGGAGAGCGCGCGCGATATGCTTGCCAAAGCCGAGCGCCGAGCCAGGGAACTGTCCATGCAGCGTGAGACATTTGAGCAGGAGGTCGGAGCCATGCTCGACCAGGCCCGCAAGGATGCGGATGAGCGCCGTGAG
The genomic region above belongs to uncultured Pseudodesulfovibrio sp. and contains:
- a CDS encoding F0F1 ATP synthase subunit C gives rise to the protein MDTLALVAIGSVIGAGICMGLGAIGPAIGEGMALSRGLSSIAQQPDETNTIVKFMFVGMAMVESTAIYSFVLAMILLFANPFWNYFLDKAGG